The Verrucomicrobiota bacterium nucleotide sequence TACAACCCAGAGCTCAGGGTAACAATTGGCCGGCCGCGCTGAGCCGCGGGGGCGGTTGCGGCGGCAGGCGCAGCTCGAGTTGCTCGAGCAACACCTGGTGGTCCGCTTCGGGTTGGTTCCTTCATCGGTTTCAGACCCGGGGCGCAACCCCGCGGGGTGCGGGAGAGCCCAACGATGAGGAGCACCTCACCCCTTTACTTCGTGCACGCCCACTGGAGTGTTTCCTTGTGCGGGAAGCAATGCTTCTTTGAATCATATGCCGGTTGTGCCGCTTAGACCGTTACCAGAAGAGTCTTCGCAGTTTCGCCACCTCACCACGCTGGCGTCGACGCCCTGCTTCCTTCCCCTGGTCAGCGCGATTTTGTTTGTTGGACTTGGGAACGGTGTGGGCGGCTCGTACCTGACGCTCTTCGTGATCGACAAGGCTCACCTGAGCCCGCTTGCACTCGGCATTTTTCTCACCGTTTACTCGTTGAGCGGCATGATCATTGGCGCTTCTTTCGGGTGCTGGTTTGATCGCACACCAAGCCCGATTCCACTGCTCCTCGCACTTGTCATGACGGTAAGCGGATACCTGCTGCTAAGCGTTACCACTGATTTTTACCTACTCCTTCTGATCGCTGGTTTGCCCCTCGGCACCAGCCTCGCCGTGTTTCCGCAGCTCTTTGCTTTGGCGAAAGGGCACCTTGATCAGGTTGGCGCCGAGACGGCCGAGAGGGGCACCGCGATGATGCGCGCGACTTGGTCGATTGCGTGGGCGGTTGGACCCGCATTGGGCGCGCTCATGATCAGCAGGTTTGATTTCCTAGGGGTGTTCCTGACGGCTGCCATGTGCGCAGTAACGGCGACGGTTATTGTTGCTTTGGCACGAGTCAATGCGCTCCGGCCCACCCGGGAGACCGGCTTGGGGCTGAAACCAGGAAGCGGAACACTCCGTCAAGCCGGGTTTGCCGCTTCGAGCCTCACCCTCTTTCACGCGGCGATGTTTATGGGGTCCATTGCGCTCCCGATCGTTGCGACCCATGAACTCGGAGGAACCAAGGCCGATGTCGGGCTGATCTTTAGCCTTTGCGCTTTGCTGGAGGTGCCGGTGATGTTTGCGTTTGTACTTCGCCCAGCCGTCGCGGGCAATCGTCATTGGATCTCGGCCGGCTTCCTCGCGTTCATCCTCTATTTCCTAACCATAACCTGGGGCCCCTCGGTGGCGATCTTGTTGGCCGCCCAAGTGCTGCGCGCCGTCGGTATCGGGTTGATCGGGTATCAGGGCATCAGCTACATGCAAGCGCTCCTGCCCCATCAAGCGGGTTCAGCGGCCACCTTGTTCGCCAACACGGCCAACGCAGGTTTCCTGTTTGCTAGTCTTACCGCTGGAGGATGGGCACAAGCGTTCGGTTATCGATCGATGTTTCTAGCTTGTGCAGTCCTGAGCGCCTTGGGGCTGGTGATGATCCAGTTCCAACCAAGGGCACTCCGCTGCGGTAAGTGAGTGCACGGCGCATCACTAAGGACGAGCGGGCTTGGCGAGCCGACCCGTAGAGGCGAGGTAAAGCCCGATCACGACGAGAACACCGAAGGTGAACCGCACAAGGGGTACCGCGTCCATCGACCGAGCGGCGCGTTCGTACCGTTCGGGAGTTGCCATGAACACCAAGGCAGCCGATCCTCCAGGATGAAACGTGAGGCCAAAAGCCGGGCGCAGGTTTTGGCGCTGGCCTCCGCGACCGCAGGCCGTTAAAGGGGAGCATGCCTACTCGGAAGACCCATACCGCCAAAGGAAGGGCGGCCGGCACCCTGGCCAAACCCGTGCAACCCGACCAGGCGCTGGCCGCCGCGGTCGGATCGGACCCACTGCCCCGGACCGAACTGACCAAAAAGCTTTGGGAGTACATCCGGGAGCATAAGCTGCAGGACGCCCAGGACCGGCGCCGCATCCGGGCCGACGATAAGCTCCGGCCGGTTTTGGATGGGCAGGATTCGGTGACGATGTTCGAGCGGACCAAGTTCGTGAACCGACACCTTACCTAAGCCGTGCACGGCTACGTGGTGCTTTTACCTGCAGCTTTACGGGAGGGGCCGGCTTTGCCGCCCGCGCGGGCGGCCGGCGGTGGGGCTTGCTTACCGGCCTGCCCTGCAGGCGATGGCGCCTTGGCCCCGAGGATCGCGTCCTTGGCCCCTTTGGCGACCCGGAACTTCACCACCGTCTTGGCCGCCACCTTCATCTTCTGGCGCGTCTGCACGTTGAACCCCGTGCGGGCGGCGCGCTTCCTTTTGGTCAGCTTGCCAAAACCGGGCAGCACGAATTCACTGTCCTTTTTAACCGCTTTGTAAGCGATGGCGGCCAGCGCGTTCAAAAACGCCCCGGCGGTCTTCTTGTCGGTTTGGGTGGCCTCGGCGAGGGCCACTTGCAATTCGGTTTTGGTCATGGCTGCCCGCGGTTATGCCAGCTTTCCCCAAGGGGTTGCAAGGCCGAGGGCGCTGGCCACCTTTCAGCACGCGATGATTCGATTCCCTGCCCTGCTGCTGGCCGGCCTTTTGGTTTTACTGGCCCTAATACCAGTCGATGCCGTCGATCTCTTTGTTTTTCACGAGGCTTCCGGACGCGTCCTCGCCTTCGCCGTACCCAATGCAGAGCCCATCCCGGCCACCGTCGGTCAAGCTGGAGCCACCCAAGCGGCGGTCAATTGGGCGCGGCGCTTCTACCGCCTGAACGACCTGGACATTTTGGCCGTGGAATTTCAGACCAGGCCGGTCCGTTACTGGCGGGTCACCTTTTTAGCCCGAGAACGCGGGCAAACGGCGCGTCTCTACGCGGCCGTGTTGCCGGACGGCCGCCCCGTTGAGCCGGTCGTGCGGGACGAGACGTAAAGCCGCGCCGGGGCGGTCTTCGATGCC carries:
- a CDS encoding MFS transporter → MPLRPLPEESSQFRHLTTLASTPCFLPLVSAILFVGLGNGVGGSYLTLFVIDKAHLSPLALGIFLTVYSLSGMIIGASFGCWFDRTPSPIPLLLALVMTVSGYLLLSVTTDFYLLLLIAGLPLGTSLAVFPQLFALAKGHLDQVGAETAERGTAMMRATWSIAWAVGPALGALMISRFDFLGVFLTAAMCAVTATVIVALARVNALRPTRETGLGLKPGSGTLRQAGFAASSLTLFHAAMFMGSIALPIVATHELGGTKADVGLIFSLCALLEVPVMFAFVLRPAVAGNRHWISAGFLAFILYFLTITWGPSVAILLAAQVLRAVGIGLIGYQGISYMQALLPHQAGSAATLFANTANAGFLFASLTAGGWAQAFGYRSMFLACAVLSALGLVMIQFQPRALRCGK
- a CDS encoding SWIB/MDM2 domain-containing protein; translation: MPTRKTHTAKGRAAGTLAKPVQPDQALAAAVGSDPLPRTELTKKLWEYIREHKLQDAQDRRRIRADDKLRPVLDGQDSVTMFERTKFVNRHLT
- a CDS encoding HU family DNA-binding protein, with product MTKTELQVALAEATQTDKKTAGAFLNALAAIAYKAVKKDSEFVLPGFGKLTKRKRAARTGFNVQTRQKMKVAAKTVVKFRVAKGAKDAILGAKAPSPAGQAGKQAPPPAARAGGKAGPSRKAAGKSTT